The proteins below come from a single Elgaria multicarinata webbii isolate HBS135686 ecotype San Diego chromosome 11, rElgMul1.1.pri, whole genome shotgun sequence genomic window:
- the EPOP gene encoding elongin BC and Polycomb repressive complex 2-associated protein, whose protein sequence is MFLTCGLVPAAAAAAATMDYNGDFQAGFQEIDGISLGYLQINGTRMFALTQVFSDLFKDIPRATVSKKMESLKIQSRRCDLKELRTLKAIQSVPMRAVKCSLISKTDLEALRTSCKALAPRKRKRKRKTKRRDPGDLFSRPRLLPAYSASDSAFRANVGAGCAKRDALLAGPFSRAYEKAAPPAKSYNRSGRGQLLAGVLSAYPGDLQLLHSAVRAHGTGQPASEPDAGRAKRSACGCLSKKGRSASFASSKRQGTSAGYSSDSDSSGASSLASSSDSSEDEDDEDDEDDDDSSCSSEEGSSSGSESSSLCSGDSVQSTRYRQAALPRIPPQPASSQGLPGVAKALRPDPNLLFWARTLRASTLESFKPVLASAPKEPEPRVKQEATSSPVSPARPSSPSDGPQPKNGGFREASESYVQEREDFSKDADSLSSREEFHVDQPDKAEEAALQQDSQEGSGREAQFDRLIRQSKLWCYAKGFNVDGKGLRRAEQAKGSSSTPKGGLLSLASKPLEGGSDLERNAKRRRVEQERQARGRPPKIPRKTTKKGATPPCKRLLNTSPAPVRNPFTLMGTFPCTPALVVGSDGDLCPASSLCVKDSCVLSKTHPLWTWQLGGNAIPVPPSLKFRGYSLEDF, encoded by the coding sequence ATGTTTCTGACCTGCGGGTTGgttccagccgccgccgccgccgccgccaccatggATTACAATGGAGATTTCCAAGCTGGTTTCCAAGAAATCGACGGCATCAGTTTGGGTTACCTGCAGATTAACGGCACACGGATGTTCGCTTTGACCCAGGTCTTCAGCGACCTGTTTAAGGACATACCCCGGGCCACGGTGAGCAAAAAAATGGAGAGCCTCAAGATCCAGAGCCGCCGATGCGACCTGAAGGAGCTGCGCACCCTCAAAGCCATCCAGTCTGTGCCGATGCGCGCCGTCAAGTGTTCGCTCATCTCCAAGACGGACCTGGAGGCCCTCCGCACCTCCTGCAAGGCCCTGGCCcccaggaagaggaagaggaagaggaaaacgaAGAGAAGAGACCCCGGGGACCTGTTCAGTCGGCCCCGATTACTCCCCGCGTACAGCGCATCCGACAGCGCCTTCCGTGCTAACGTGGGCGCCGGATGCGCCAAGCGGGACGCGCTCTTGGCGGGTCCGTTCAGCAGAGCATACGAGAAAGCCGCGCCGCCCGCTAAAAGCTACAACCGGAGCGGCAGAGGGCAGCTCCTGGCCGGCGTGCTGAGCGCTTACCCCGGCGACTTGCAACTCCTACACTCGGCCGTCAGGGCGCACGGCACCGGCCAACCGGCTAGCGAGCCAGATGCCGGGCGCGCCAAGCGCTCCGCTTGCGGATGCCTGAGCAAGAAGGGTCGCTCGGCGTCTTTCGCAAGCTCCAAGAGGCAAGGCACATCAGCCGGCTACTCCAGCGACTCGGACTCCAGCGGCGCCTCCAGCCTAGCGAGCTCCAGTGACTCCTCGGAAGATGAAGACGACGAGGACGACGAGGACGACGACGACTCGTCCTGTAGCAGTGAAGAGGGCAGCTCCTCCGGGTCGGAAAGCAGCTCCCTGTGCAGCGGGGACTCGGTGCAAAGCACCCGCTACAGACAGGCGGCTCTTCCCCGTATCCCACCCCAACCTGCCTCTTCCCAAGGCCTCCCCGGGGTAGCCAAAGCCTTGCGCCCCGACCCGAACCTACTCTTTTGGGCCAGGACGCTGCGCGCCTCCACTTTGGAAAGTTTTAAGCCGGTTCTTGCCAGTGCGCCAAAGGAACCCGAGCCTCGCGTAAAGCAGGAGGCGACGAGCTCGCCCGTCTCTCCTGCCCGTCCCAGCAGCCCCAGCGACGGCCCGCAGCCAAAGAATGGTGGCTTTAGGGAAGCCTCGGAGTCGTACGTCCAGGAGCGTGAAGACTTCTCCAAGGACGCAGACTCCTTGAGCTCCAGGGAGGAATTTCACGTTGACCAGCCGGATAAGGCTGAGGAAGCAGCGCTCCAGCAGGACTCCCAGGAAGGGTCGGGGAGAGAGGCTCAATTCGACAGGCTGATCAGGCAGTCCAAACTGTGGTGCTACGCCAAAGGCTTCAATGTGGACGGGAAAGGGTTGCGCAGGGCTGAGCAGGCCAAAGGGAGTTCCTCCACTCCCAAAGGCGGCCTCCTCAGCCTGGCCAGCAAGCCTTTGGAAGGGGGCAGCGACTTGGAAAGGAACGCCAAACGCAGACGCGTCGAGCAGGAAAGGCAGGCCAGGGGGAGGCCCCCAAAGATTCCGAGGAAGACGACCAAAAAGGGGGCCACCCCACCTTGCAAACGCTTGCTCAACACCAGCCCTGCTCCTGTCAGGAATCCGTTTACTCTGATGGGCACCTTCCCCTGTACGCCTGCTTTGGTCGTTGGTTCCGACGGGGATCTGTGTCCTGCGTCTTCCCTGTGCGTAAAAGACTCGTGTGTCCTTTCCAAAACGCACCCACTTTGGACCTGGCAGCTGGGGGGCAACGCCATCCCCGTGCCCCCCAGCCTGAAATTCCGGGGATACAGTTTAGAGGACTTCTAG